The genome window GGCGTCGGCGCGGAGCGAATCGCCCTGCTCGATGCTCACGTGACCGAAGGCATCCACGCGCTGATCAGCGAAGAGGAGCGCGCTGTCGCACCGCATCAGCGCTTCGGCATGCTTGAAGCGCACGTTGCCGCGGAGCCGTTGCGCGCCGCTGGCCGTCTGGTCATAGAGCCACACGTCGGCATTGAGGATCTCCACTTGACCGCTGGGGGGATCAACGCTCGATTGCCCCGCGAGCAGGCCCGGCGCGGATACGATGGTGAGCAGCAAAAGGACGCGCATGGCGCCGCGCAGGCGCAATGGGCATGCCGGGGCCGAAGGGCGCGTTGCGGGCATCAATTCAGGGAGACGCCTGGAAGACGGCGCATCTGTCGGTAATGCGCGCTGAGCTGGTCGAGCATGGCACGGATGGCGCGATCGTCCGTGAGCGTGGCCGGGCTGATCTCCTTGCCTTGCGATCGGAGCATCATCACGCCGTACACCGCCGTGAGCGCGCTGGTCACCGGTCCTTCGGGGTCGCCGCCGGCATGCTGCTGCACGGCGGTGATCCCGGCCTTGGCCTTTTCGAAGAGCGCTTGGTAGGCCTCGTCCTCGATCGCCTCCAGTAGCGCCTCGTGCAGGTGCTCGAGCTCGTTCATCACTTCTTCCAATTCGCCCAGATGGCCTGCCCGTTGGATCCCTTCAGCGCGCATTCGGGCGATCAGCTCCGTGTACCAGCCACGGAGCCCGGCCTTCGATTCCTCGTCGCCTTCGGCCTTCGCGATGAGTTCCTGCTCCACGCGGCGCATGTCGAGGTCGAGCGCCCGCATCAGGTCCTCCACCTGCCACATGCCGATCACGTAGCCGGCAACGTTCTCCTGCAGTCGATGGGCGAGTGGGTTCATCCGGATCACGGCTTGGCGGCCTTCGCGGCGCGATGGCGCGCGTTCAGTCCATCGACCAGCTGTTGGGTGAGATCGAGGCCCTCGTTGCCCACCCAGATCTGCCCGCCCCCCTGCACGCTGAAGATGTAATCGAATCCGGCCGTTGCGTTGAACTCCTTCAGGTATTCCTCCAGTTCAGCGGCGATCTCCTTCAGCATCTCCGCCTCCATGCGCGCCAGGCGTTCCTCGCCATCGGCCTGCATGCCCTGCAGCTTTTCCATCAGCCCGCGCAGCTCGGCCTCGTCACGCTGCATTTCTTCCTTGGTGCTGTAGGTCTGGTCCTTCTGCATCAGCTCCTGGTAGCGCTCACGCGCCTTGGCCTGCTCGGCTAGAAGCCCAGCCTCCAATCGGCGCCCTTCAGTGATGTAGCGCTGGTCCTTCTCCTTGATCAGCTCGTAGCCCAAGCGAAGGCTGTCCATGCGGAAGAAGGCGATGCGGGCGTGCTCGATCGCGCTGCTATCACCATTCGCGGAGATCATTTCTGACGTGACCTCTTCTTGCGGTGGCTTAGAGGTTTCCACCGCACCATTGCGGCTCACCAGGAGCCAGGCCACCACGCCGGTGAGCGCGAGGTTCCAGATTACAAGGAAAGTGGGCAGGGGTTTGATCATGGGCTTTCGGCGCTGCGCGCGAAGGTATTCGCCTCCAGGCGTAGCCCCATTCTGTCGCGTGCTCAGTGCTTTCGGATCCAGCTCAGCACCCAGATCAAGAGCACAGGCACCGGGTATTGAAGGGCATGCAGGATGGCAATGCCCACGTGCCGCAGCGGCGCGAGTACAGGCGCAGCGAGATGGCAAGCGGCCGCGATGCCGCCGAGGACGATGAAACAGATCAGGATGAAGGCGGCATGCCGGTGAGTCCCGAAGCGGGCTCGCGCCATGCCCATGGAAAGACCCGCCATGGCGGACATAAAGACGAGGGCCGTCAGCCATTTGACCCGCAGAGCGTCCTGCAGATCCCAGCCCGCTGCCCAATCACGGAAGACCGAATGCGCGTAGTTCCGGTCGCGGGCGTTCGCCAGGTAGTCGATTTGGAAATTGATGTTGACGGCCATGAATTCACGCGCGGCCCCAAGCAGGGAGGCCAAGGCCAGCCAGAGCAGGCTCAACAGGGTGCGTCTCCTCGCTTCAAGGCGACTGATGACCGAGCTTCCGGTACGCATGGTTAAATCCCGGATGGCGCCCGTACTCATGATGATCGCCCGCTCCATTTGCCGAACCGCATCACCCAGAGGTACCAAAGGCCGAAGACAGCGCCATAGACCACCACATAGAAGGTGTAATCGTGGTTGAATTCGAGCCAGCCGATCCCATGGGTCACCACCACGCACAGGACGGCCACCCGGAGCGCATTGAGCAAGTGGATCAAGGCGATCCCGGCGGGGATGAACCAGGCCTTGTGCTTCCAAGGGCCCGGGAAGGCGATGATGAAGGCCACGAAGACCGCGAAGAGCGGGATCCCATTGCACGCATCACCGATCCAGAGGTGGCTGCCGCCTTGCACACCGATGTACCGCTCGAGGTCGATCCGGGGCTCGGGCAGCATCTCGTAGCCCAGGCCCTCGAGCACGACGGTGGCGATGCCTACCAGGTTGTTGATCACCGCTCGGTCGAGGCCGCCCCACGGATGCAAGGCCAGATGGTAAGCGGCGAGCCAGGCCAGCCAGAGGCCAGCGCCAACCACCACGAACCGTACGAGCGGGTCGCGCCAATTCAATGAGCCGGAAAACAAGGGCATGCCTACTGCTCGCGCCGCCGCAGCTGCGCAGCCTTAGCTCCGCCGAAGAGCAGGCCTGCAGCCAGCAATGCGCTCAATCCGCCATCAATCGGGATGCAGGGCGGGGGCCAGCAGGGCGGAGGCCCACCAACAGGCTGTGCCAGCAATGCGCCGGCGCAGGGAAGCACGACCAATCCGAGAACGAAGAGCGCGCGTAGGGTCTTGGACATCAGTTGAAGGAATGCTGGGGTCGCGGCCAAAAGTATCGAAACCATTCGGAACAGAGCAAGGCAGTTTTCGACCAATGCCGGGCGCGGGGAATCCTCCACGAACCCCCGCCTATATTTGGCCGCTTTTCCAAGCGCCAAGCCGCGCTGTGGCAGGCCTCCCGCGCCCGTTCGATGTCCTCGACCAAATCCCAGCAGCGCAACAGCATCGTCGATGCCAAGGATGTGCGCGCTTTCCTGCGCATCGCCGGCAAGAATTGGTACTTCGTGGCGGTGGCCTTGGGGGTCTCGGCGGTCCTGGCGTACCTGTACAGCTACAAGCTGCCTGATGTCTACGGCGCGCGTACCCAGATCCTGTTGCGCGATCGGGAGGTCTACGACTACCAGACCCAGGTGTACAAGAGCATCGGCTATGTGGGGATCTACAGCGACATCGTGAACCAGAAGCGGGTGCTCACCAGCTACGATTTGGTGAACCGCACCCTGGACAAGCTCGATTTCGACGTGTCCTACTTCATCGTGGGCCGCTTCAAGACCACGCAGCAGTACGGCAACATGCCCTTCAAGGTGAGCATGCAGGTGCTCACCAAGCGGCTCTACGATAAGCCGATCGACCTGAAGATCACCGATATCGACCATTACGAGCTCAGCTACGACAAGGGCGGTGAGGTGGTGCGGAAGACCTTCCGTTTCGATGCGGACGAGAGCGATGAGGATTTCATCATCCGGGTGGACCGCTCCCCGTACATGAGCTCGAAGAACCTGCCGCAATTGGCGCAGACCGATTACCAGTTCGTGCGGCACGATCGAGTGCGGCAGGTGAATGAGCGGATCAAGTCCATCAAGGTGGACAACCAGGAGTTCACCACCATCCTCGAGGTGACCACCGAGGATGAGGTGTCTGAGCGCGCCAAGCTCTTCCTTGATTCGCTGTCGGCGGAGTACATCAAGTACACCCTCAAGAGCGAGTACGACATCAACGAGAACACCATCAGCTACATCGATAAGCAGCTCGCGGAGGTCACCGTGGTGCTCGATCAGCACGAGCATGAACTGCTCAGCTACAAGGAAGACAAGGATGTCATCGATCTCGAGCGTGAGGAGGGCCTCTTCTTCAACGAGATGGTCACCTTTGACAAGCAGCGGCGCCAGTTCGAACTGGACATGCAGGCGCTCGATGCTTTGGAGGACTACGTGCTCAACAGCGAGGATGAGCGCCTGCTGCCCCCGGCCACCTTCATCATCGAGGACGTGTTCCTGCGCGACATGCTCGCGAGCCTGGTGAAGAAGCAGATGGAGCGCAATGCCATGCTCTATTCGGGCACCGCGGCCAACATGGCGGTGCAAGAGGTGGACAGCACCCTGCAACGCGACCGGGCCAGTCTGCTCACCTACATCAAGAATGCCCGGAGCGCGAAGAGCGGCCGCATGTCCGATGTGCAGTCCCAGATCGGCGATTATGAGCGGATGCTGCGCCTGCTCCCCAAGAAGCAGCGGGACATGATCAATATCCAGCGGCGCCTTGCGGTGAACGAGCGCCTTTACACCTTCCTGCTGGAGAAGCGCGCCAGCACCATCATCGCCCGGGCCGGCATCGTGCCGCAGACCAAGGTGATCGAGACTGCGCGCACCTTGGGCGTGATCAGGCCTGACAAGACCAAGATCCTCTACACCTTCATGCTCGGCGGGGTGGTGGTGGCGCTGTTGGTGGTCTTCATCCGCGTGATGTTCTACGACCGCATCGAGAACGCCGATCAGCTCAAGGAGCTCACGCCGCTGCCGATCTACGGCGAGATCATCGCGAGCGAGAAGGCCGAGCAGAACTATGTAGTGGTGGACAGCGATCCCAAAGCCGCCATCACTGAGAGCTTCCGCACCGTACGCACCAACCTCGAGTATGTGCCCGGGCGCACCGATGGCGGCAAGGTGGTGATGGTGACCAGCTACCGGCCCAACGAAGGCAAGACTTTCTGCTCGGTGAACTTGAGCGCCATCCTGGCCAAGGCCGGCAAGCGCGTGCTGCTGCTCGAACTCGACCTGCACAAGCCCAAGGTGGCCACCGGCCTGGGCATGAGCAGCCCCACCGGCTTGAGCAACGTGCTCATCGGCAAGCTCCCTTGGCGCGATGCGGTATTGCCCACGCAATTCGAGAATTTCTACGTGATGCTCAGCGGCCCTACGCCGCCCAATGCCTCGGAGCTCGTGCTCAGCAAGCGGCTCGAAGAGCTCTTCAATGAGGCGCGCCTGGAGTTCGATTACGTGTTCGTGGACACCCCGCCCGTGGGCCTCATCACCGATGCGCTGCTGATGATGCGCTACGCCGATTGCACGCTCTTCGTCGTGAACACGCAGTTCGCGAGCAAGGACCACGTGACCAATGCGCTCGACGTGCTCCAGACCAATCCTGGCTCCAACGCGGGCTTCATCCTCAACGGCGTCCGGATGAAGAAGAGCAAGTACTACTACAATACCAATTATGGCTACGGCTACCGCTATGCCTATGGCTATGGCAGTGGCTATGGCTACGGTTATGGCTATGGCCGGCGCTCCCGAACGAAGGAAGGCTCCAAGGGCGATGCCAGCAACCAGTCGGAATGAGCACGAGCAGGCATGAGGCGCTGGCCGGCAAGGCCGATGAATGGGATGTGGTGGTCCGGCCCGACAGGGCGTGGTGGAACATCGAACTGCGCGAGATCTGGCGCTACCGCGACCTGTTGATGTTGATGGTGCGGCGCGACCTGCTCGCTGTGTACAAGCAGACGCTCATCGGCCCAGCCTGGCAGGTGCTGCAACCCTTGCTCACCTCCATCATGTTCGCCGTGGTCTTCGGCATCATGGCGCGCATGTCCCCATCGGGGATCCCGCCCCTGCTCTTCTACCTCAGCGCCGTGGTGCCCTGGGGCTTCTTCAGCGGCGTGGTCACCCGCACTTCGCAGACCCTTTTGAGCAATGCCGCGCTCATGACCAAGGTGTATTTCCCGCGCTTGGTGGCGCCCATGGCCACCGTGATGGCCACGGGCTTCAACTTCCTCGTGCAGCTCACGGCCTATTTCGCGTTCGCCCTCATCTACGCGGTGCTCGGCAAGCACCCGTGGCCGGTCGGCCCGGAGGTTGTCATGCTGCCTGTGCTCATTGTCATCATTGCGGTCATGGGCTTCGGCGTAGGCATCGGGGTGAGCGCCCTCACGGCCCGCTTCCGCGATTTCGGCCTGCTCATCGGTTTCGTGGTCCAGCTGCTCATGTACGGCAGCCCGGTGATCTTCCCCTTGTCCATGACGGTACCGGGGAGCAAGATCCGCATGGCCCTTGAACTCAATCCGCTCACCCCGGTGATCGAAGGCTTCCGCGCGGCGCTGCTTGGCCTGCCCATGGAATGGGCCACCTTGTGGTACAGCGCGGGCATGGCGGTGGCAGCGCTCACGATCGGACTGGTCCTCTTCCAGCGCGTGGAGCGCTCCTTCGCCGACGTGATATGAGCGCTCAGCAAGACCTCGTGATCCAGGTTGAGGACCTGCGCAAGCGGTACCGCCTCGGCGTGATGGGCAGCGACCTGCTGGCCGAGGAGGCCGCCGCGCTCTGGGGTCGCATGCGCGGCCGGACCGATGCGATCAAGAAGCG of Flavobacteriales bacterium contains these proteins:
- a CDS encoding DUF4924 family protein — encoded protein: MNPLAHRLQENVAGYVIGMWQVEDLMRALDLDMRRVEQELIAKAEGDEESKAGLRGWYTELIARMRAEGIQRAGHLGELEEVMNELEHLHEALLEAIEDEAYQALFEKAKAGITAVQQHAGGDPEGPVTSALTAVYGVMMLRSQGKEISPATLTDDRAIRAMLDQLSAHYRQMRRLPGVSLN
- a CDS encoding OmpH family outer membrane protein — protein: MIKPLPTFLVIWNLALTGVVAWLLVSRNGAVETSKPPQEEVTSEMISANGDSSAIEHARIAFFRMDSLRLGYELIKEKDQRYITEGRRLEAGLLAEQAKARERYQELMQKDQTYSTKEEMQRDEAELRGLMEKLQGMQADGEERLARMEAEMLKEIAAELEEYLKEFNATAGFDYIFSVQGGGQIWVGNEGLDLTQQLVDGLNARHRAAKAAKP
- a CDS encoding archaeosortase/exosortase family protein, whose amino-acid sequence is MPLFSGSLNWRDPLVRFVVVGAGLWLAWLAAYHLALHPWGGLDRAVINNLVGIATVVLEGLGYEMLPEPRIDLERYIGVQGGSHLWIGDACNGIPLFAVFVAFIIAFPGPWKHKAWFIPAGIALIHLLNALRVAVLCVVVTHGIGWLEFNHDYTFYVVVYGAVFGLWYLWVMRFGKWSGRSS
- a CDS encoding polysaccharide biosynthesis tyrosine autokinase; translation: MSSTKSQQRNSIVDAKDVRAFLRIAGKNWYFVAVALGVSAVLAYLYSYKLPDVYGARTQILLRDREVYDYQTQVYKSIGYVGIYSDIVNQKRVLTSYDLVNRTLDKLDFDVSYFIVGRFKTTQQYGNMPFKVSMQVLTKRLYDKPIDLKITDIDHYELSYDKGGEVVRKTFRFDADESDEDFIIRVDRSPYMSSKNLPQLAQTDYQFVRHDRVRQVNERIKSIKVDNQEFTTILEVTTEDEVSERAKLFLDSLSAEYIKYTLKSEYDINENTISYIDKQLAEVTVVLDQHEHELLSYKEDKDVIDLEREEGLFFNEMVTFDKQRRQFELDMQALDALEDYVLNSEDERLLPPATFIIEDVFLRDMLASLVKKQMERNAMLYSGTAANMAVQEVDSTLQRDRASLLTYIKNARSAKSGRMSDVQSQIGDYERMLRLLPKKQRDMINIQRRLAVNERLYTFLLEKRASTIIARAGIVPQTKVIETARTLGVIRPDKTKILYTFMLGGVVVALLVVFIRVMFYDRIENADQLKELTPLPIYGEIIASEKAEQNYVVVDSDPKAAITESFRTVRTNLEYVPGRTDGGKVVMVTSYRPNEGKTFCSVNLSAILAKAGKRVLLLELDLHKPKVATGLGMSSPTGLSNVLIGKLPWRDAVLPTQFENFYVMLSGPTPPNASELVLSKRLEELFNEARLEFDYVFVDTPPVGLITDALLMMRYADCTLFVVNTQFASKDHVTNALDVLQTNPGSNAGFILNGVRMKKSKYYYNTNYGYGYRYAYGYGSGYGYGYGYGRRSRTKEGSKGDASNQSE
- a CDS encoding ABC transporter permease; its protein translation is MSTSRHEALAGKADEWDVVVRPDRAWWNIELREIWRYRDLLMLMVRRDLLAVYKQTLIGPAWQVLQPLLTSIMFAVVFGIMARMSPSGIPPLLFYLSAVVPWGFFSGVVTRTSQTLLSNAALMTKVYFPRLVAPMATVMATGFNFLVQLTAYFAFALIYAVLGKHPWPVGPEVVMLPVLIVIIAVMGFGVGIGVSALTARFRDFGLLIGFVVQLLMYGSPVIFPLSMTVPGSKIRMALELNPLTPVIEGFRAALLGLPMEWATLWYSAGMAVAALTIGLVLFQRVERSFADVI